GGTTCAGGCTTTAGATGCCGTATTCCTAAGGATAGATTATTCTTCGCCAAAACGCACTGCAAAAATGTAGCATATGAAGCTTCCCACTTTGTACTCCTGCACAGGAAATGGCCCCTCTGGGGGGCTCTGGGGATCAGCGACCCAACCTTTCCCTGACAAGGGGTGTTTTGTATTCCTGCAAGGAGTGTTTCAGAGCCGTCTTCTTTTGGTAGGGTCCAGATTGGGTCCAAGTGAAAGTTcactttccccattgcttgagGAAAAGATGATGTGATGCTGCCTCTGGCCCTGGGACACAGCAGGCAGGGCATGGATGCCTCCTGGCCAGCAGCCTGGATCTGCAGCCTCGCTTGGCCGCTGGTGGCTTTATCCTTGGGCAAGTTGATGATTTCTCTGCACTCAGGGTCATGACAAGCATATGTTCCTGGTACAGAGCAGGCACTCAGTAAGGGGTAATGTGGTTTGAACTGTCATCCGGTTGAACATGACTACGGTGGCTGCAGGTGCTAGGGGTGCGAATGGACAGTGCTTCCCTTAGGCCTTCCCTCCTGTGATGGGCTCTAGCGTGCAGGAGGAGCTTGGCACTTAGAGCAGGCAAGCATTGCTGGACTTCATCCTGAACCAGTCCCCTCTCCAGGACCTCTTCTGCTCCAAATGTCTCACCCTGAGCTGGGCCTGTCTCCAGGACCTCTCTGCTCCCCGCCCTACCCATCCCCTCATTCACACACAAGGCCCTGGCTGTTGGTTGAGGCTCCTGCTATCATTATAGCCCTGGATCTGGAGCCCCCAGCCCAACCTCCTCCTGAGGACATGTGCCATCTCAAGGCTTCTTTGTCCTTCTCAAAGCTGCAATGCAGACATATTGGCTCTAGTTCTACATGGCCCACTGCTCCCTTCCCAGCCCTGTGCCCTCTGTCTACTTAGTTTCTGGTCCATGTCACCTTGCTGGCTCTGCCCAGAAGCCCTTTCAAGATCCCACAGCAGTCATAGCATTTGAAGGACCAACAGATGAGTGGGAAAGTCCTGTGGTCCACCCAGAGACAGTGCCCTGCATGGACAGTCATCCCTCTTGGTTTTAGCCCAGGCCCTGATCTAACCATGGCCCCAGTCCCGACCGCAGCACCATCTGGCATCCAGGCTGCACTAGAGAATCCAGGATGTGCAGGGAGGCCCTGGGCGTGTGCTGGATGGGAACTTGAACTCTGGAGTCTGACAGGCCAGGATTCCAATCTCTGCCCTGCAGTCTTCTAGCTACATGACCTTGCATGACCTGAAACTTCCCAGGCCACtgtcttctcatctgtgaaatgggagtaaTCATTTAGGGCATCAGAGTTAATATGAAGATTCACTGAGACAACACTATAAGATGGTtagcccagcacctggcacagtgaCTGCTGAGTAAATGGTGGGGTTTATGAAAGGCATACAGAGCTCTGATGAGGGCATCTCCATCTCAGCTCCTTTTTTAAATTGGGTATCACATATATGCAGTTAAATGCACAAGGCTCAAATATTCAGCTCAGTGAATTTTTATACAGGTATGTACCCATATGAACACTCAGATCAAGACATGGGACATTTTCAGTACCTCGGGCTCCTCGTCCTTCTCTCAGTTGATAATATgtcccccacctcaccccaagTAACCATTATTCTGACATCAGATCAGTCTTGCCTGTTTGGGAActacatataaatggaattatacagtatgtaccTTTTTGAGTCTAGCTTCTTTCATTCAATATTATGTTGTCTGATTGACCCAGGTAGTGTGTATtggtaattcattctttttaattgctacatactattccattgtacgaatataccataatttattttgttttactgttgatggacatttgtgttgttttcagtgTAGGACTATTAAGAAGAAAACATCAATGAACATTTTTGTGCATCTGTTTTGATGGGCATAAGCTCTCATTTCTgttgggcatatacctaggaatataatTGTTGGGTCATGAGATACACCTAAATTTTCTCAGCTAATTGCTTTATGCTACTATGCCAAACATTGTTATAAGTACTTCATGTTCATTATCCAATTTAATCCTCAATCCTTTAAAGTGGGCTATCCTCATTTAGCAGGTGAGTAAATTGAGGCAGAGCTGGGAAGTGCCAAAGCCAGAATTCTAGCCAAGGGTGTGTGTCTGCAAGGCCCACAGTCTCAGGGCCTACACTACCCCGCCTCTTCTCACAGACTCCCTTGAGGGGTAAGCAGCACCAGAGTCAAAGGTGCCAGTCCCTCCACTGAGCTGACCGCCACCCCATGGGCTGAACCCAGCCTCTCAgccttcctctccctgccctaGTGGGGAGCTGCAGGCCACAGGagcccctgcctctctccctcatcCTCATAGTGAACACGCTGCCTGCAAGTGGGTGTGCAGAGGGGCGGTAACGAGCGTGCTCTGGGTGGCTGTAGCCGCGCGTTTCAACAGTTGTTCTCATTGGCTTTTGATTCCAAATGAGTAGGAAATGCTATTAGTTCAGGCCTCGCCTGCCGCATGGCAAGGCCCTGGAATAGGAGTGCAGTGAGACGAGAAATTGTGGAGATAAAACTGGTGTGAAATGGAGGCCTTCTCACAAGGCTGGATGTGTCCATGCGAAATGAAGTTACTTCTGAGAAAACGAGATTTAAAGAGATTCTGCAGAATTAGATTACACTTTCAAATTTCCTTATTAAAGAGGATTGATGCCTAGGAGGGGCTGCTGGTAGGCTTGGTTTGGGATCCTACTCTGCAGTTCCCAGGCCTGGGTGTGGGCCCAGGCGGGCAAAGCACCTTACAGGTGATAGGGACTCAGACCCCCAGGACCCAGAGAGTGAGTCTCCCCACCTCCAGAAGCTGAAGTAGGCATGAGGATTGTGGGACTGAACTTCTGGGTAATGTCTGATGTTGCACGTGGGTCCATGAGGGTAACAATAAGGGTTCATGCTCTTCCAATTCCttccatcttcaggtctcttaCTTGTGGGTTTTGTTGAAATCAGAGCTTGATTCTAAGGGCTGTTCCACTTTTTGACACTGTAGTCTTTTAAGAGACTAAACGTGCATGCAGCTGCTTGTGCGtatgtgtgcatctgtgcatAAGTGTATATTTACATGAGTGCACCCAAAAGCGTgctaatacacacacatgcacgtgtgtgcTTAGACGCATGGGTATGTATTTTCATGcaacttactgagcacctactgtatgccagcactgtgctggaaactgaaataaaactGTTGTGGGGAGAATAAAACAGATACAGTCCCTCCTCACATGGAcctagtgtatgtgtgtgatcaCGTGGACATGGGGAAGTATTTGTGTGCTGCTGTGCATGTGTCCTGCAGCTGTGTGGTGAGCATCTGCATGCTTTTCATGTGTCTCCTAATCTCTGTGAAGTCTCCTGCTTGGGTCTCAGACCCCCTCAGCATGCGGCCCTGCAGCACAGCCCCCCTCAGCATGCGGCCCTGCAGCACAGCACCCCCCCCGGCATGCGGCCCTGCAGCACAGCACCCTCAGCATGCGGCCCTGCAGCACAGCACCCTCAGCATGCGGCCCTGCAGCACAGCCCCCCTCAGCATGCGGCCCTGCAGCACAGCACCCTCAGCATGCGGCCCTGCAGCACAGCACAGGAGTCAAGTACTTGGGCCCTAGTGATAGACTGCCAGGGTTCACAGGCCAGCTCTTTCTCCTACTAACTGTGATCAGTTAGCAAGCTTTCTTGTGCCCCAGTTTTCCCATTGTGAAATGGGGGTCATAATGGTTGTGGGTACAGCTCTTGGAGGCAGAGCACTGGGAGGTGCTCAGTCACTGTCATCTCCCTGCAGATTGCCCAGTGCAGACTCCCTACTGGCCCCAGAGGAGGGCTCGGGTACCCATGGTGAGAAAGGGAAGCCCCAAAGCTGCAGTAGCAGCTGTGTTGTGCTGTGTGAGCTCTGGAGAGGGCCTGCAGCTCAGTCTCCCCAGCCCAGGCCAGAGAATGCCTGGGTGCTGGTTTGGAACCAGTATTGAGGCTTGTTGAGAGATTATGAGAAATACCAAGGGCCATgcacagtgattcacacctgtaaccccagcactttgggaagttgaggtgggagaattgcttgagcccaggagttcgagaccagcctgggcaacatagttgagaccttgtctctaaaaataaaataaaataaaaaaaattcctcccCCGAAAATTTAGCCTGGcttggtgatatgtgcctgtggtcccaccgacacagaaggctgaggtaggaggatctcttgagccgggaggttgaggctacagtgagctgtgaccacatcactacactccagcatagagatagaggaagaccctgtctcaaaaaataaaaaaggctacACCTGCCTCCAGGGCTCTTTCCAGAGCAGCCAGAGGGTCCTGACCTGGAACTGTCACCCCCTGCATGGCCACAGCAACTGCTTCCCACACGGCTGGTCACTGGAACAGCCTGTTGGACAGATACGGTGGCTTCCTTCTACACATACTTGCACTGACCACTAGACTGGCCTTTTGGTGGAGCTGGACTATGGCCAGTGCCAGGGTGACTTTAACCACAGTAGAACAATCAAATCAGTTTGTTGCTCCTCAAAATAAGTGTCTCTCACTATCCTGTCCCATATATTGAGGAGGGTGACACTAATCAGAGTTCACATTTTACTGTGGCCTTAGACCTTAGCACATCACATAAATTAACTCCGTTCTTCCTCATGATGACTCTGAAATGAGTACTCTTTTCACGcccattttacaaaaaagaaaatcgaGAAAATGTGAATTAAGGTCACACAGTCAAAAGTGTCAGACAAACCCACATTGGGAGATATTCCATGAAATGACTGGCCTGTACTCTTCAAAAACGCCATTGTCTTGAAacacaaaagaaaggtttaggaATTCTTCCAGATGTAAGTAGACTAAACTTGACAACTGAATGCGATGCAGGGCCCAGGATTTTTccataaaagatatttttgaagaaattggTAAAACCTGAATGAGGTCTATAGATTAGATAATAACATTATGCCAATGATAATTTTCTGGTTTCAATTATTGCACTGTGGTTATataagagaatgtccttgttttCAGCAAAGCATTTGCAAACCAGAAGTATTAGGGGATATAGAGGCTTCCTGTTTGAAACCAACTCTCAAATGATTTAGGGAAAAATTATAGGTAAGTTGGTAGGAGTAGGTAGAAAGATGGTGGATAAATCAAATGTGGTAAAATGTTATATGCAGGGAATCTGGGTGAAGGGCTTACAGGTTATTTTTTCCactattttctaatatttctaatattttctaatatttttctactATTCTTGCGAGTGTCAAAATGATGTCaagagagaaaatgttaaaaagaaagcaagtgcTGAGCAGGGATGGTATCCTGGGGTGAGTGTTAATACTATCAGTTCCTGTTCACTGTGCCCTGGGCACCAGACTCTGTGCTATGGCCTCATGTGCATAACCTCATTCTATCCTCACCACATTCTGAGCGGAAAGAGACCATTGTGGCCCCCAGTACACACGTGCCAGTcagaaaggtgggaggatttAATCCAGGTCCCCCAGCTCCTTGGAGCAGTTCCCAGACTTGAAACTAGGCTCTCTGATTTCAAGGTCTGAACTCTTAGCCTCAGTCCCGCTCTTGATCTGACCTTTTGGGGAGAGTGGGCATGGGCAGGACAAAGGCATTTCTGCCTGGAGTAGTACAGAGTGAAGGCCCTGGGACACAAGCAAAGAGGATCTATTTGCTGGAGGGAGAGGAGCTGTGTTCCAGGATCCTGCAGGAAGCAGAGCCAGCAGTGCCAAGCAGGACACACTGGCGTGTGGGAGGGGCTGCAGATGCCCAGTGGAGTTGCCAGGGTGTGGCTACAGTGGCTCCAAGCAGGAGAGCCACAGGAAAGAGCCTGGAGTGACCTGGGACTGGGTGAGGTCGATGTTCTGGGCTGGAAGACTGGCCTTGGAGGAGCTCACTGGGGTAGGTGTCCCCCCAGGGTGCCGTCCAAACCAGAGGCACTGGTAGTACTGGAACCTGTGGGCTTGGCAGTTTCAGAAAGTCCACGTGCTGGAGCTGAGGGGCAACTGGGCTGGGACAGGTGGCCAGGAGTTGCTGGGGACTTGGGTCTGGCCTAGTGGACTACTCTGGGGTCCATGTGAAGATGAGGGCATTTCACCTCCCTGCTGGAGGAAGAGAGTGGGAGGGGCAGGATGACCTCTGGCAGTCCCTCCCCGTCACCTGGACTGTCTGGCTTTCCCCCAGATTAAAGAGCGGAGGGTGAGTGTCTGGCAGCCAGATGAGTCAGACTGGGAGGCTTCTCTCCGAGCCTGGCTGCCTCCTTCCACCAGCAGCCCTGCCTCCACCCCCTGCTAGAGGTAGGGGTTGGAGTTCAGCCTGTTTCCCCTCCAATGTCGTTCCCCCCATGTCCTGAGACTTAGGGGTGACCCTGGGTTGAGTGGACTCGTTTATTCTGTTGGGCGCATGCATCTGAGTGTGTGCCCAGGCGTGCGTGTCGGCGCAAACATCATCCGTTGTAAAGTATCAGTGTTTTCATGGGTGAGTAGTAATTACTGGGTAATGCTTTAAAACCTTTCCTGAAGGAGCGCAAAGccatttttttctaaagtcaGGAGTACATTAAAAGGATTACCATGtagatttgatttttagataaCACTAAAATGGATCCCAAATGGACTTCAGCAAAGGGATGCTATCTCCTTAATGGAAAGTACATGGCCTGAGGCTCAGGTCCCAGagccaggctggggaaggagggagggaagaggtgtCTGCAGAGGGGCAAGCTGGCGGATTGGGTGGGGGGCTAGGTGGGAATGGGGGAggcagagcaggagggagggcCCTGACCCTGTGGGGAGCTGATCCCTCCATCTGGGGAACAGGAGACTGCAGAGCCCCTCCTGAAAGCCCTTCCACCTTTCCAGCAGTGTTTTCAAGCCTCCTGGATCAGCCTGGTGAGAGCAGACACAGCATGGATGCCCCATGAGGAAGGAAGGCTGTCTCCACTGTTTTGTTTGACCCCCCAGAGCTCTTCCACTCTCCTGTGAGAAGCAAGGGATTGCTTCACTTTTTCTTACGGGCAGATGAAGGAAGTTAGGCCCAGAGAGACCAGGGGATATGCTCTGGACCCCATAGCCAGAGGACTGCAGACCTGGAGTCTGGTCCCAGGCCCATCCCACGGTGCTGTCCTGGCTCAGGCTTCCCCCAGGATGCCAGCCTTTCTTGCCAGGGGGTCTCTAGACCCAAGGGTCTCTAGATGCTCTGGGGCCTCCTCGGTACACTTTGGCAGAAGCTGTGTGGCTTCTATAAGAGTTTTCCAGAGCCAGGAATCAGTTCAGCATCCCGGAAGAGGGGTGTCCAGGTCTTAAGGTAACCTGCCTGTgcagaggccagcctgggcacaggCAGCAGGGAGGGGGACTTGTGGCAGCTGGTAGCTGCACCCCTCATGGCTTCCACAGGGCCCTGTAGGTGTCAGATCCCTTCAGTGGAGAGACTGTCGACTAGTGCTGGAGTTCTCAGCCCTGCAGGAGCCAGGACAAACATGCTAGGGTCCGAGCTTggaagaccagcctgtccaagagCCAGGGTAGATGGCAGAGAGAGTGGGACAGCTGCTTCAAGTGCTGGGCTCTCTCACTGTCTCCCTTCATGCTGGGCTATAATTTAGTGGGCTAGGGTCTCCCCTGAGTACAGAGGTTCCAGCCATTCACCCATGTTCTGGTAATAGCCCAAATATAGAGTCCTGGGAGGGGCTCAGGACCGCTGGGAAGGGAGCCAGGCCTGCCATGAGCCTGGCTGAGCAAAAGGAATGTGAACCTTGTAGGGGCTGTAGTGGGGGCCTGGCCCAAGATCTTCCCAGTCGGTTTTTGAATGCATAGCTCTGTTGGCTGCACGCTCCCTGCACAGGGCCTAGGGACAAAGGTCCTGCCCATGGAGCCCTACCCTGGTCCAGGTCCTACCCTGGGAGGCCCTCATTTCCCCATCCAGCTATTTTAACTCCTCCCCCATGTCCCCACACCTCCCTGTAGGCCAGGACTTGGAAGGAGCCTTGCAGACCCCTTCAGTTCTCAGGGGTACCTGCTTCCCAGCTGCCCTCCTTCGGCTCTTTCAGAGCTCTGTGCCAGCTGGGCCCTGCTGGAAGAGACACAAGCAGGCCCGAGGACAGAGTCATCCTGTGCCCCATCCGTCTCTCAGACCAATTAACCTTTAGAACTGCATTAAGGAAATTAGGCAGCAAACTCCCCAGCTAACAGACAGGCCCTGCGGGGACTGgacggaggaggaggaggagggagcccACTGGCCCTGCGCACTGCAGCCTGTGGGTGAGTGTCTGCTCCCCAGCCTCACCTATCCAGGAGAAGTCTGAGGAGCCAGCTGGGCTGACAGTGAGCACAGGAGAGGGGAAGGAGCCCTGGGGCCAGCTTGACGGTGGCTGACTCAATGCCCTGTAACTGTCTGAGCCTTAGGTTCCCCATCTGTAGAATGAGAGCATTTAACTGGAAGAACTCTGAGGGCTCTTCTGACCTTACATCTGTGGATTCTGAGACCAAGGCCTCTTGTGGCTGGTCCTCCCCTGATGCCCAAGGAGGGGGGAAGCAAAAGGAAGGGAAGCAGCCTAACCGTTCAGACTCTGGGTTGGGGGTGGTGAGGAGGGCTGGGAATGGGAGGGACACCAGGGGATGGGAGGAAGGCCAGAGCCCTGCAGAGAGCAGGAACCCTTTGGAGAGGACAGGGCCAGTAGAAGGACTGACTCCAGGGGAGTGTTGGAAAGCCGGGGAGGTGAGGAGGGATGGGCCCCTATCCAGCCTGCACCTTGGTCAGGAACAGAGCATGCACACCCTCCCTGTCTTCACAAGGATTCTCAGGCAACTCCCACAGGCCTGTAAAGTCAGAGAGCAGGGCTTCTGAGGTTCTCTCCACTTCCCTCCCAGCCTCACAGGTCCACATGGATGTCCAGGCTACTGGACGACATCTGTCCCCATCTCCTCCTCAACTGTCCCTGTGGTCCCAGGAGAAGGGAATAGGAATCCATGCCTCTGTCACTTCATGCCCACACCTGCACATCCTGCCTGTGTGTGAGGGGTGTGCGTGAGCACACATGCTCACCTGCTGCGATGGGAGGCTCTGCTCTGTGGTGAACATCATGTTGGGCCCTTTGTACTTGGTGCCTGTGTGTATGTTGGGAAGCCAGTATGGGTGCTGGGAGGTGCTGATGGCTGAGAGATCCTAATCCTGGCAGAATGAGGAAGGATCCAGAGGCTCAGAGCCTGCCCTCCCCCAGGCCAGGGCAGGTGAGGTACGAAGCATTCCCAAGGAGAGCCCCAGCCAGGCCCTGCCAGCTGCCCCCTCTTACCTGCCAGGAGCCCCAGAGCCTCTGCTCCCTCCTGGGAGTGTCCCAAGAGTGTCTCACTTCCTTCTTGATGCCTTCACAGCTCTACATGGATAGACCAAGAGGCTGTAGCATTTCAGCTGGAGAAACATGAGTTGGCAAAAAGATCTGGGGGTTCTAGAGGATCTCATGGGCCTGAGGAGACTACATTTCTTAGGCTTATTGCTGAAAGAGCCATTGCGATGGTGGCTTCACATGGCGAGCTTCAGCCTTCTCCGGGCGAGACCACACAGGGGACAGAGGCCAGGGTGGGGAAGAACAGCTCAGGGAGGCTAGGCCTGGGGTCTGTACATGCCTTGGAGCAGAGCAGCCTCTGGAGGGACCTTCACAGGACCAGGGAAACAGGCTGTGCCACGCAGCCCAAAGGGCAGGACCCAGAGCCAGGGAAAGAGGTTACTGGGGAGAAAGCGAGGGCTCCTGGGAGCCCCAAACCTACAGGGGGCAGCAGAGAGAAGCAGTGAGCTCCCCATTCTTGGGGGATATTCCTTGAGGCCCAGAGCTATGGGGCCCATCCTGCGTTCCTGTCTGTCTGTCCGTCTGCAGGCGTGCCGATGCTCTCCGTTCAGCCCAAAGGGAAGCAGAAGGGTTGCGCGGGCTGTAACCGCAAGATCAAGGACCGCTATCTGCTGAAGGCATTGGACAAGTACTGGCACGAAGACTGCCTCAAGTGTGCCTGCTGTGACTGTCGCCTGGGCGAGGTGGGCTCCACCCTCTACACCAAGGCCAACCTCATCCTGTGCCGACGCGACTACCTGAGGTGGGCTGCCGACCCCTGGCCTCGCAAGCCCTTGTCCTGCTCAGAAAGCCCCCTATCCTCAGCCCTAGTGTAACTGTGCCCCGGCCCTAGACCGAGTACCCTGTGTGCCCCCCCATTCTTGACtgtcctgcccctgccctgcttGCCCCAGATACCTGAGGGAAGGCCCAGGTCTTTATGCCCTTGGACTCAGTGCTCAGCACAGGTTCAGGGCAGGCATTTGTAACCTGGGGCTCCTAAGTTAAGCTTTCCGAGGGCCCCAGCTTtgctccccccaccaccccccacccctgccttggCCAGGTGCTTCTGACCCACCTGATCTGGAATCTGGGAGGGGATACTTCAGAGGGGCTTTGAGAACAGGTGTGGAAGCTTTGACTTCCCCGGGCCCCTCCTCCCTAATGCAgtcttcttccctctcccagtGCCCAACTTTCCTTTCCAGGTGGTCCTTGGGAACAGGCGTCCATTTGCCCAGGGAAACTGGTAGGCAGCCATATCCTAGGAGCAGGGCCACTGATGCTGGAGCTTCAAGACCTGGGTTGGAACTAGCTCTGAGCCTGTGGCTCCTAATCTTCTCCTAGCCTCAGTTTATTTCCCCGTGAAGGGTGAAAGAACAATGCTTCCCTGCCTTGCATTCCTCTGAGCTCTAACTCACCCTCCCTACAACCTGGATCCTATTCCCTGGGGCTGCCTCCCCCAGTTAACCCTCCCTGAGGCCATTTACGACATCAGCAAGGCTGGAAGGAGGCCACAAAGCAGGGCCTTGGCTGAGACCCAGCACCTGCATTTGGCTCTGTCGCAGGCTGCTGGATGGTGGCCGGGCTTGTGGGGAAGGAGGGCTCATCGCATTCATTAACAGGTCAGGGCAAAGGCTTCATGGGGCTCCCTCTGCCTAGGTCTGGGCATGTTGCAAGGGGGAGGTTATCAGTGGAAGCTCCCCCACTTCCCCAAAGATTCTTTGACTGACCTGCCTGCACCTTCTCTCTTAACACCTGCATTTAAAAGTGATGTAGTAAAACAGAATCTGTGACTCAATGCTCCTTGCCAGGGCTGGAggggagaggctgaggccaggagcagGGGTTAAGGAAGAATGTTcagactaggcatggtggctcatgcctataattccagcactttgggaggccaaggcaggcagatcgctccagttcaggagttcgagaccaaccctggacaacatggtaaaaccctgtttctataaaaaacaaaaaaacaaaaaaagaagagccaggtgtagtggctgtacgcctgtagtcccagctactcaggaggctgaagtggaaggattgcttgagcccaggagtttgaggctg
The sequence above is a segment of the Theropithecus gelada isolate Dixy chromosome 14, Tgel_1.0, whole genome shotgun sequence genome. Coding sequences within it:
- the LMO1 gene encoding rhombotin-1 isoform X1, giving the protein MPSGVARVWLQWLQAGEPQERAWSDLGLGEVDVLGWKTGLGGAHWGVPMLSVQPKGKQKGCAGCNRKIKDRYLLKALDKYWHEDCLKCACCDCRLGEVGSTLYTKANLILCRRDYLRLFGTTGNCAACSKLIPAFEMVMRARDNVYHLDCFACQLCNQRFCVGDKFFLKNNMILCQMDYEEGQLNGTFESQVQ